The following coding sequences lie in one Paracidovorax avenae genomic window:
- a CDS encoding flavin-containing monooxygenase yields the protein MTAQNQQQHGTPGTTHAPQRIDVAIVGAGFGGMYAVYKFREMGLKIQGFEAGGDVGGVWYWNRYPGARVDLPSIDYSFSFSPEIEQEWTWSEQFAAQPELLRYINFVADRLDLRRHIQFNTRVTSAVWSEDRQLWTVKTDRGDVYEATYCIMATGPLSIPKDPEIPGLDRFRGRLLRAARWPHEPVRFDGLRVGVIGTGSTGIQIVQEVGKEAGELFVFQRTPSFTMPMRNETLTPDYVAEVKRHYAGIREAARNSAVGGVRPQSTRAFYSVTPQQRRQLLEDAWKNGGLAMLGTFCDLMTNAEANEHVAEFVRGKIGEVVHDPVTAEQLKPKGYPIFARRPCLDSGYYETFNQPNVHLVDLLNDPIVEITEKGVRTQSGEVELDMLILATGYDGLTGALLAFDVVGRGGRTVNDKWKDGARSYLGLMMEGFPNLFMTTGPNGPAALANIIRISENDVDWIAAAMQHMERQGLATIEPTAQAEQGWMDLVFALSQRSLLLKAKTWYLGANVKDKPQGLTLFTGGFAKYREHCAAAAQDGYRSFSFQRPGAQAGAPGRPAPVAAPEPALAG from the coding sequence ATGACAGCGCAAAACCAGCAACAGCACGGCACCCCGGGCACCACCCACGCGCCGCAGCGCATCGACGTGGCCATCGTGGGCGCGGGCTTCGGCGGCATGTACGCCGTGTACAAGTTCCGCGAAATGGGGCTGAAGATCCAGGGCTTCGAGGCCGGCGGCGACGTGGGCGGCGTCTGGTACTGGAACCGCTACCCCGGCGCCCGCGTGGACCTGCCCAGCATCGACTACAGCTTTTCCTTCTCGCCCGAGATCGAGCAGGAGTGGACCTGGTCGGAGCAGTTCGCGGCCCAGCCGGAGCTGCTGCGCTACATCAACTTCGTGGCCGACCGGCTCGACCTGCGCCGGCACATCCAGTTCAACACCCGCGTGACCAGCGCCGTTTGGAGCGAGGACCGGCAGCTGTGGACCGTGAAGACCGACCGCGGCGACGTGTACGAGGCCACGTACTGCATCATGGCTACCGGCCCCCTGTCCATTCCCAAGGACCCGGAGATCCCGGGCCTGGACCGCTTCCGCGGCCGGCTGCTGCGCGCCGCCAGGTGGCCGCACGAGCCGGTGCGCTTCGACGGGCTGCGCGTGGGCGTGATCGGCACCGGCTCCACCGGCATCCAGATCGTGCAGGAGGTGGGCAAGGAAGCCGGCGAACTGTTCGTGTTCCAGCGCACGCCGAGCTTCACCATGCCCATGCGCAACGAGACGCTCACGCCCGACTACGTGGCCGAGGTGAAGCGCCACTACGCCGGCATCCGCGAGGCCGCGCGCAACAGCGCCGTGGGCGGCGTGCGCCCGCAGTCGACCCGGGCCTTCTACAGCGTGACGCCGCAGCAGCGCCGCCAGTTGCTGGAGGACGCCTGGAAGAACGGTGGCCTGGCCATGCTCGGCACCTTCTGCGACCTGATGACCAACGCCGAGGCCAACGAGCATGTGGCGGAGTTCGTGCGCGGCAAGATCGGGGAGGTGGTGCACGACCCGGTGACGGCCGAGCAGCTCAAGCCCAAGGGCTACCCGATCTTCGCCCGCCGCCCCTGCCTGGACTCCGGCTACTACGAGACCTTCAACCAGCCCAACGTGCACCTGGTGGACCTGCTGAACGATCCCATCGTGGAGATCACCGAGAAGGGCGTGCGGACCCAGTCCGGCGAGGTGGAGCTGGACATGCTCATCCTGGCCACGGGCTACGACGGGCTCACCGGCGCGCTGCTGGCCTTCGACGTGGTCGGCCGCGGTGGCCGCACGGTCAACGATAAGTGGAAGGACGGCGCGCGCTCCTACCTGGGGCTGATGATGGAAGGCTTCCCCAACCTGTTCATGACCACCGGCCCCAACGGCCCGGCCGCCCTGGCCAACATCATCCGCATCAGCGAGAACGACGTGGACTGGATCGCGGCCGCCATGCAGCACATGGAGCGCCAGGGCCTGGCCACCATCGAGCCGACGGCCCAGGCCGAGCAGGGCTGGATGGACCTCGTGTTCGCGCTGTCGCAGCGCTCGCTGCTGCTCAAGGCCAAGACCTGGTACCTGGGCGCCAACGTGAAGGACAAGCCACAGGGCCTCACCCTGTTCACCGGCGGCTTCGCCAAGTACCGCGAGCACTGCGCGGCCGCCGCGCAGGACGGCTACCGCAGCTTCAGCTTCCAGCGCCCTGGGGCGCAGGCCGGCGCCCCCGGCCGCCCCGCCCCGGTGGCGGCCCCGGAACCGGCGCTCGCCGGCTGA
- a CDS encoding SDR family NAD(P)-dependent oxidoreductase yields MPAHALPPACPATPGLLAGRLALVTGAASGIGQAVAVAFARAGARVVVTDLQAERCADTLRAVHAAGAEGWAHALDVSDAGACRDLAAEVERTAGDVDTLVNNAGVLIREGIDSPRAAENLRRTMDVNLFGVFHTVHAWLPALRRTRGCIINVASGAAFIAQGNALGYSPSKAAVRMFTQTLALDLAPDGIRVNALAPGVIETPMTEATRANPERLERFMQRIPAGRLGQPHELAGPAVFLASDLASFVNGATLPVDGGTLAV; encoded by the coding sequence ATGCCCGCCCATGCCCTTCCCCCCGCCTGCCCCGCCACCCCCGGCCTGCTGGCCGGCCGCCTGGCCCTCGTCACCGGAGCGGCCAGCGGCATCGGCCAGGCCGTGGCCGTGGCCTTCGCCCGGGCCGGCGCCCGCGTGGTCGTGACCGACCTGCAGGCCGAGCGCTGCGCGGACACGCTGCGCGCCGTACACGCCGCCGGCGCCGAAGGCTGGGCCCATGCGCTGGACGTCTCGGACGCCGGGGCCTGCCGCGACCTGGCCGCCGAAGTGGAGCGGACCGCCGGCGACGTGGACACGCTGGTGAACAACGCCGGCGTGCTCATCCGCGAGGGCATCGACAGCCCCCGCGCCGCCGAGAACCTGCGCCGCACGATGGACGTGAACCTGTTCGGCGTGTTCCACACCGTGCATGCCTGGCTGCCCGCGCTGCGGCGCACGCGCGGCTGCATCATCAACGTGGCCTCGGGCGCGGCCTTCATCGCGCAGGGCAATGCCCTGGGCTATTCGCCGTCGAAGGCGGCCGTGCGGATGTTCACCCAGACCCTCGCCCTCGACCTCGCGCCCGACGGCATCCGCGTCAACGCGCTGGCGCCCGGCGTGATCGAGACCCCCATGACGGAGGCCACGCGCGCCAACCCCGAGCGGCTCGAACGCTTCATGCAGCGCATTCCCGCCGGCCGCCTGGGCCAGCCGCACGAGCTGGCCGGGCCGGCGGTGTTCCTGGCCTCGGACCTGGCGAGCTTCGTCAACGGCGCGACGCTGCCCGTGGACGGCGGCACGCTGGCCGTCTGA
- a CDS encoding branched-chain amino acid ABC transporter permease, translated as MELLSRRTSTALLLAAGACLAAAPFVVYPMFLMKLMCFALLAASVNLLVGYVGLLSFGHAMFYGTAGYLTAHAVKVWGWEGLSGIAFGAAAAGLLGLLTGLLAIRRQGIYFSMITLAFAQLVYFMALRLPFTGGEDGIQNIPRPTVLGLFSLENTLVMYYFVTVMIAAGFWLIYRLVHSPFGQVLRAIRDNEPRAGSLGYRVNRYKLLAFVLSATIAGFAGSLKALVFQLATLTDVHWATSGEALLICIVGGMQTLLGPVVGAMVIVTMENYLASFAEWVLILQGVVFVIVVMLFRKGIVGQFQSYLASRRQRGAAPL; from the coding sequence ATGGAATTGCTCAGCCGACGCACCTCCACCGCACTGCTGCTGGCCGCCGGCGCCTGCCTGGCCGCGGCCCCCTTCGTGGTCTACCCCATGTTCCTGATGAAGCTGATGTGCTTCGCGCTGCTGGCCGCATCGGTGAACCTGCTGGTCGGCTACGTGGGCCTGCTGTCCTTCGGGCACGCCATGTTCTACGGCACCGCCGGCTACCTCACGGCCCATGCGGTCAAGGTCTGGGGCTGGGAAGGCCTCTCCGGCATCGCCTTCGGGGCCGCCGCGGCCGGGCTGCTGGGCCTGCTCACGGGCCTGCTGGCCATCCGCCGCCAGGGCATCTATTTCTCGATGATCACGCTGGCCTTCGCCCAGCTGGTGTACTTCATGGCGCTGCGCCTGCCGTTCACGGGCGGCGAGGACGGCATCCAGAACATCCCCCGGCCCACCGTGCTGGGCCTGTTCTCGCTGGAGAACACGCTGGTGATGTACTACTTCGTCACCGTGATGATCGCCGCCGGCTTCTGGCTCATCTACCGGCTGGTGCACTCGCCGTTCGGACAGGTGCTGCGTGCCATCCGTGACAACGAGCCCCGAGCCGGGAGCCTGGGCTACCGCGTCAACCGGTACAAGCTGCTGGCCTTCGTGCTGTCGGCCACCATCGCCGGCTTCGCGGGCTCGCTGAAGGCGCTGGTCTTCCAGCTCGCCACGCTCACCGACGTGCACTGGGCGACCTCCGGCGAGGCGCTGCTCATCTGCATCGTCGGCGGCATGCAGACCCTGCTGGGCCCGGTGGTGGGCGCCATGGTGATCGTGACCATGGAGAACTACCTGGCCTCGTTCGCCGAGTGGGTGCTGATCCTGCAGGGCGTGGTGTTCGTCATCGTGGTCATGCTGTTCCGCAAGGGCATCGTCGGCCAGTTCCAGTCGTATCTCGCCAGCCGCCGCCAGCGCGGCGCGGCGCCACTGTAG
- a CDS encoding branched-chain amino acid ABC transporter permease — MDGLFGIPWAAWIGQILVGLINGAFYALMSLGLSIIFGLLHVVNFAHGAQYMLGAFVAWGLLEYLGLGYWPALLIAPLVVAAFGIAFERLMLRRLYALDHVYALLLTFGVALLMEGAFRLQFGVSGQPYPNPLSGGIDVGVTFLPLYRVWAIVAALAVCLGTWFFIEKTKLGAYLRAANENAPLVRTFGINVPRMLMLTYGLGVGLAGLSGVMAAPIYQVSPLMGSNLIIVVFAVVVIGGMGSILGSIVTGFALGAIEGLTKLVYPDGAGVVIFVVMILVLAVRPHGLFGRAH; from the coding sequence ATGGACGGGCTATTCGGAATTCCCTGGGCGGCATGGATCGGGCAGATCCTCGTGGGGCTGATCAACGGCGCCTTCTATGCCTTGATGAGCCTGGGGCTGTCGATCATCTTCGGGCTGCTGCACGTGGTCAACTTCGCCCACGGCGCCCAGTACATGCTGGGAGCCTTCGTGGCCTGGGGGCTGCTGGAGTACCTGGGCCTGGGCTACTGGCCGGCGCTCCTCATCGCGCCGCTGGTGGTGGCCGCCTTCGGCATCGCCTTCGAGCGGCTGATGCTGCGGCGCCTCTACGCGCTGGACCACGTCTATGCGCTGCTGCTGACCTTCGGCGTGGCGCTGCTCATGGAAGGCGCATTCCGGCTGCAGTTCGGCGTGAGCGGCCAGCCCTATCCCAACCCGTTGTCGGGCGGCATCGACGTGGGCGTGACCTTCCTGCCGCTGTACCGGGTGTGGGCGATCGTCGCCGCGCTGGCGGTCTGCCTGGGCACCTGGTTCTTCATCGAGAAGACCAAGCTCGGCGCCTACCTGCGCGCGGCCAACGAGAACGCGCCCCTGGTGCGCACCTTCGGCATCAACGTGCCGCGCATGCTCATGCTCACCTACGGGCTGGGCGTCGGCCTGGCGGGCCTGAGCGGCGTGATGGCCGCGCCCATCTACCAGGTGAGCCCGCTGATGGGGTCGAACCTGATCATCGTCGTCTTCGCCGTCGTGGTGATCGGCGGCATGGGATCCATCCTGGGCTCCATCGTCACGGGCTTCGCTCTGGGCGCCATCGAGGGGCTCACCAAGCTCGTCTATCCCGACGGCGCGGGGGTGGTCATCTTCGTCGTGATGATCCTCGTGCTCGCCGTCCGTCCCCATGGCCTCTTCGGCCGTGCCCACTGA
- a CDS encoding ABC transporter ATP-binding protein, whose product MTDTDHARTILRVRGLRGWYGETRALHQIDLDVNEGEVVCLLGRNGAGKTTTLRAIMGLLARREGHITLRGSPTEGLPPEAIARLGMAYCPEERGIFASLSTEENLLLPPVLLPGGLSVQEIYTLFPNLQQRRHSPGTRLSGGEQQMLAIARILRTGAKLLLLDEPTEGLAPVIVERIGQTIRMLRERGFTVLLVEQNFRFASSLADRFYVIEEGEVAAHFRQDELGTQRPRIESLLGL is encoded by the coding sequence ATGACTGACACAGACCATGCACGGACCATCCTGCGGGTACGCGGCCTGCGCGGCTGGTACGGAGAGACCCGGGCACTGCACCAGATTGACCTCGACGTGAACGAAGGCGAAGTGGTGTGCCTGCTGGGCCGCAACGGTGCCGGCAAGACGACCACGCTGCGCGCCATCATGGGTCTGCTGGCCCGGCGTGAAGGCCACATCACCTTGCGCGGAAGCCCGACCGAAGGACTTCCGCCCGAGGCCATCGCCCGCCTGGGAATGGCCTACTGCCCGGAAGAACGCGGGATCTTCGCCAGCCTTTCGACAGAAGAGAACCTGCTGCTGCCGCCGGTGCTGCTGCCCGGCGGACTGAGCGTGCAGGAGATCTACACGCTGTTCCCCAACCTGCAGCAGCGCCGGCACAGCCCGGGCACGCGGCTGTCGGGCGGCGAGCAGCAGATGCTGGCCATCGCACGCATCCTGCGCACGGGCGCCAAGCTGCTGCTGCTCGACGAGCCCACCGAGGGGCTGGCCCCCGTGATCGTGGAGCGCATCGGCCAGACCATCCGCATGCTGCGCGAGCGCGGCTTCACGGTGCTGCTGGTGGAGCAGAACTTCCGTTTCGCCTCGTCGCTGGCCGACCGCTTCTACGTGATCGAGGAGGGCGAGGTGGCTGCCCATTTCCGCCAGGACGAGCTGGGCACGCAGCGCCCGCGCATCGAATCGCTGCTGGGCCTGTGA
- a CDS encoding ABC transporter ATP-binding protein, which yields MDDTFILEARGLSRQFRGFYAVKDVDLRVRRHSVHALIGPNGAGKTTCFNLLTTFLRPSSGTVVFNGRDISRSDPASVAMAGLVRSFQISAVFGQMTALENVRVALQKRHGGTFAFWRNARVLRTLDARALELLERVGLGRWRDTPAGELPYGRKRALELATTIAMEPEMILLDEPMAGLGHEDIGPVVELIREAARGRTVLMVEHNMKVIAELCDRVTVLQAGQVLAEGSYDEVSRDPRVIEAYVGGAHD from the coding sequence ATGGACGACACCTTCATCCTCGAGGCCCGCGGGCTGAGCCGGCAGTTCCGCGGCTTCTACGCCGTGAAGGACGTGGACCTGCGGGTGCGCCGGCATTCGGTCCACGCCCTCATCGGCCCCAACGGCGCGGGCAAGACGACCTGCTTCAACCTGCTCACCACCTTCCTGCGGCCGTCGTCCGGCACGGTGGTGTTCAACGGCCGGGACATCTCCCGCAGCGACCCGGCCTCGGTGGCCATGGCCGGGCTGGTGCGCTCGTTCCAGATCTCGGCCGTGTTCGGGCAGATGACGGCGCTGGAGAACGTGCGCGTGGCACTGCAGAAGCGCCACGGCGGCACCTTCGCCTTCTGGCGCAACGCCAGGGTGCTGCGCACGCTGGACGCCCGGGCGCTGGAACTGCTGGAGCGCGTGGGCCTGGGGCGCTGGCGCGACACCCCGGCCGGCGAGTTGCCCTACGGGCGCAAGCGCGCCCTGGAGCTGGCCACCACCATCGCCATGGAGCCCGAGATGATCCTGCTGGACGAGCCCATGGCCGGCCTGGGGCACGAGGACATCGGCCCCGTGGTGGAACTGATCCGCGAGGCGGCCCGCGGGCGGACGGTGCTCATGGTGGAGCACAACATGAAAGTCATCGCCGAGCTGTGCGACCGCGTGACCGTGCTGCAGGCCGGCCAGGTGCTGGCGGAGGGAAGCTACGACGAGGTCTCGCGCGACCCGCGCGTCATCGAAGCCTATGTGGGAGGGGCGCATGACTGA
- a CDS encoding SDR family NAD(P)-dependent oxidoreductase, whose translation MTTRRFEGKVALITGGARGIGRAIAEAMAAEGAAVGILDRAEDMAHEAAEQLQARGLRAMAFGGDVARRSSFTEAVGALKEHYGRLDVLVNNAIWVRYGPIDAITPEMLDRMVGTGFNSVVWGIQVGAEAMDAGGSIVNIASSAAFLGLPEGMLYCGVKAGVLGLTRSAAVDLGPRGIRVNAICPGSVLTEGVKINVDAEKAKIRIAKTPMKRLGEVEDIARAACFLASDDASFVTGESLLVDGGVTHAFL comes from the coding sequence ATGACGACCCGACGTTTCGAAGGCAAGGTAGCCCTCATCACCGGCGGCGCCCGCGGCATCGGCCGCGCGATCGCCGAGGCCATGGCGGCCGAAGGCGCCGCCGTCGGCATCCTGGACCGCGCCGAGGACATGGCCCACGAGGCCGCCGAGCAGCTGCAGGCGCGCGGCCTGCGGGCCATGGCCTTCGGCGGCGACGTGGCGCGGCGCTCCAGCTTCACCGAGGCGGTGGGCGCGCTCAAGGAGCACTACGGCCGCCTCGACGTGCTGGTGAACAACGCCATCTGGGTGCGCTACGGCCCCATCGACGCCATCACGCCCGAGATGCTCGACCGCATGGTCGGCACCGGGTTCAACTCCGTGGTCTGGGGCATCCAGGTGGGCGCCGAGGCCATGGACGCGGGCGGGAGCATCGTCAACATCGCGTCGTCAGCCGCTTTCCTGGGCCTGCCCGAGGGCATGCTGTACTGCGGCGTGAAGGCCGGCGTGCTGGGCCTGACACGTTCCGCCGCGGTGGACCTGGGGCCGCGCGGCATCCGCGTCAACGCCATCTGCCCCGGCTCCGTGCTCACCGAGGGCGTGAAGATCAACGTGGACGCCGAGAAGGCGAAGATCCGCATCGCCAAGACGCCGATGAAGCGCCTGGGCGAGGTGGAGGACATCGCCAGGGCCGCCTGCTTCCTGGCCTCCGACGACGCCAGCTTCGTGACCGGGGAATCGCTGCTCGTGGACGGCGGCGTCACCCATGCCTTCCTCTGA
- a CDS encoding SMP-30/gluconolactonase/LRE family protein, with protein MDLQIDILSPRRDLLGECPLWDVRTQSLYWIDARAGLVRRHTPATGAEVDWQLPAHAGSIALCESGRLLVALEEDFRYLEPETGALEPLGVRVAHAADRMRLNDGRTDRRGRFVVGSMTLGRMAPEGALYQLQAPETADAAGAAEAVRILDRGIHVANGTCFSPDGRWLYFADSPTHQVRRHSYDPATGMAGPAEPWVDTRALGSVPDGAAVDADGCVWVALVQNGQLVRFTPDGRLDRRIQLPVDFVTCPCFGGPQLDVIYLTSIRDSGNLLRSDHPDAGAVFAIHGTGVRGLEEARFADLPRSPQTRTSP; from the coding sequence ATGGACCTGCAGATCGACATCCTCTCCCCCCGGCGCGACCTGCTCGGCGAATGCCCGCTGTGGGACGTGCGCACGCAGTCGCTCTACTGGATCGACGCCCGGGCCGGCCTGGTGCGCCGGCACACGCCGGCCACGGGCGCCGAGGTGGATTGGCAGCTGCCCGCCCACGCCGGCTCCATCGCGCTGTGCGAGAGCGGCCGGCTGCTGGTGGCGCTGGAGGAGGACTTCCGCTACCTGGAACCGGAGACCGGCGCCCTGGAGCCGCTGGGCGTGCGGGTGGCGCACGCCGCCGACCGGATGCGCCTGAACGACGGCCGCACCGACCGCCGCGGCCGCTTCGTGGTCGGCTCCATGACACTGGGCCGGATGGCGCCCGAGGGCGCGCTGTACCAGCTGCAGGCGCCGGAGACGGCGGATGCCGCGGGCGCGGCGGAGGCCGTGCGCATCCTGGACCGCGGCATCCACGTGGCCAACGGCACGTGCTTCAGCCCGGACGGGCGCTGGCTGTACTTCGCCGACAGCCCCACGCACCAGGTACGCCGCCACTCCTACGACCCGGCCACCGGCATGGCCGGCCCGGCCGAACCCTGGGTGGACACCCGGGCGCTGGGCTCGGTGCCCGACGGCGCCGCCGTGGACGCGGACGGCTGCGTGTGGGTGGCGCTGGTGCAGAACGGCCAGCTCGTGCGCTTCACGCCCGACGGCCGGCTGGACCGGCGCATCCAGCTGCCCGTGGACTTCGTGACCTGCCCGTGCTTCGGCGGGCCGCAACTCGACGTGATCTACCTCACCTCCATCCGCGACAGCGGCAACCTGCTGCGCAGCGACCACCCCGACGCCGGCGCGGTCTTCGCCATCCACGGCACCGGCGTGCGCGGGCTCGAGGAAGCCCGCTTCGCCGACCTTCCCCGATCCCCACAGACAAGGACTTCTCCATGA
- a CDS encoding ABC transporter substrate-binding protein, producing MPQPRSRLALAALALAFGAAAHAQISDDVVRIGVMADQTGPYSGNGGPGSTLAVRMAVEDFGSTVLGKPVEVVVADDQNKPDVGLNIARKWLDTEKVDTIVGGSASSIALGISSLMKERKKPYLIAGTVSAELTNKSCSPMNFQFLTDTYALPKAGVQSLFKQGIKSFFFITVDYAFGQAYQDDATRFIQAAGGKVVGSVKHPLGATDFSSYLLQAQASGAQAIVILNAGLDLSNALKQAAEYKITRGGQVVTVFGMTINSVAAMGLDVAQGLQLTLPFYWDRDESSRAWSRRFMARNKGVVPTYIHAGAYSAAWHYLQAVKAAGTDDGAQVAVRMRELPINDFFSKDVKIREDGQALRPVYAIQVKKPSESRGPNDFYTVRGEIPPEQTWRPLSESSCDYIKSAAR from the coding sequence CCCAGATCAGTGACGACGTCGTGCGCATCGGCGTCATGGCCGACCAGACCGGCCCCTACTCCGGCAACGGCGGGCCGGGCTCGACGCTGGCCGTGCGCATGGCCGTGGAGGACTTCGGCAGCACCGTGCTCGGCAAGCCGGTGGAGGTGGTCGTGGCCGACGACCAGAACAAGCCCGACGTGGGCCTGAACATCGCCCGCAAGTGGCTGGACACCGAGAAGGTGGACACCATCGTCGGCGGCTCCGCCTCGTCCATCGCGCTGGGCATCTCCAGCCTGATGAAGGAGCGCAAGAAGCCCTACCTGATCGCCGGCACGGTGAGTGCGGAGCTGACCAACAAGTCGTGCTCGCCCATGAACTTCCAGTTCCTCACGGACACCTACGCGCTGCCCAAGGCCGGCGTGCAGAGCCTGTTCAAGCAGGGTATCAAGAGCTTCTTTTTCATCACCGTGGACTACGCCTTCGGCCAAGCCTACCAGGACGATGCCACGCGCTTCATCCAGGCCGCCGGCGGCAAGGTGGTGGGCTCGGTCAAGCACCCGCTGGGCGCCACGGACTTCTCCTCCTACCTGCTGCAGGCCCAGGCCAGCGGTGCGCAGGCCATCGTCATCCTCAACGCGGGCCTGGACCTGTCCAACGCCCTCAAGCAGGCCGCGGAGTACAAGATCACCCGCGGCGGCCAAGTGGTGACCGTGTTCGGCATGACGATCAACAGCGTGGCGGCCATGGGCCTGGACGTGGCCCAGGGCCTGCAGCTGACCCTGCCCTTCTACTGGGACCGCGACGAGTCCTCGCGCGCCTGGTCCAGGCGCTTCATGGCCCGCAACAAGGGTGTGGTGCCCACCTACATCCACGCCGGCGCCTACAGCGCCGCCTGGCACTACCTGCAGGCCGTGAAGGCCGCCGGCACGGACGACGGCGCCCAGGTCGCGGTCAGGATGCGCGAGCTGCCCATCAACGACTTCTTCTCGAAGGACGTGAAGATCCGCGAGGACGGCCAGGCGCTGCGCCCGGTGTACGCCATCCAGGTCAAGAAGCCCTCGGAATCCAGGGGCCCGAACGACTTCTACACGGTGCGCGGCGAGATCCCGCCCGAGCAGACGTGGCGCCCGCTGTCCGAGAGCAGCTGCGACTACATCAAGAGCGCGGCCAGGTAA